Sequence from the Sinomonas atrocyanea genome:
CGGAAGCCGGGCCGGCCGGGCCGGCGGCAGAGGAGACGGTGGCCGGCGGCATGGAGGACGCGGTCCTGGCAGCCCCGGCCGCCGCTGGGACCGAGCCCCCGGCCCTGGACCCCTGTCCCTGAACCTGCCCCGAGGCTCCAGTCACCCGGAGGGGGGCGTTCAGGGGAGTGGGACATAGTGAAGCCCCGGCCATTGGGGGGTGGCCAGGGCTTCGCTGCAGCCATCCTACGGCATGGGTAGGCGGACCGGACCGGCCGGGCGTGCCGGCCCGGCTCGCCCGGCCGGACGGCGGAGGGCGCCGGTCAGCTGGGGTCCGCTTCTCCTGCGGCGGCCACCCCGAGCATGAGGACGACGAGCTGCTCTTCGCTCATCGAATGCCTGGCCTCCTCCGGGAGCGCCTGCACCGCTGCCTGGAGGGCGGTGCACCTGACGGTGTAGGTGCCCCCGGCGCTGTGCTCGAGCTGACCGCGGATCTCCTCGGGCACGGCCTCGATGCCCAGGAGCGTGCGGATGGCCTCGTCGGGGTAGGGCGATGCATGGTCCATGGCGTCTTCCTTCCGCTCGGCATGGCCGTGCTCCCCGCCGCGGCCGCCGCCGTGGGGGCGGCCTGCCCGACGGCGCGGCACTGCCCCTCAGCGGGCAGACCAGATGACCAGATTAGAAATGCCCTCCACGGCCCTGTCAAGACCTCGGGCTGCGGCCGGGGAAGGAGGAGCGGTGCGCCCGGTCCGCCCGCCTGCCAGGGCCCGGCCAAGGCGCGGGGCCGCTGTCCGGCGCCCCCTGCCCGGTCCTGCTATGGCGTCCGGCCTGCTCCTTTGCGTAGGGTCACCTCGCCGGATGTCCAGCAGGAGGCATGCCGGGGAGTGCCCCGGCGTCCCCGGCGGTGACCTGTGGGTCCGTTCCGAGCAGCAGGGAGGTGGGCGTGGCCGCTGGGGACGAGCGTGCCGGTGCCGCGGGCGTGAGGGTGTTCCTCCTGATCCGGGACGAGGCGGCCAGGCAGGACGTCCGGCGCCTCCTGGAGCACGAGGGGATGCAGGTGGTCGGCGAAGGGGACTCGGCCCGCCGTGCGGTCGCCCGGATCGGGTCGCTGGGTCCGGATGTGACCGTCCTGGATTCGGGGATCGTGGACGGCAGGGGAATCCAGGTGTGCATGGAGGCGCGGGAATCGCTCCCGGGATTCGGCGGGGTCGTCCTGGCCACCTTCGGCCCGCGGGCGGGCGGCCCGCACGCCCAGGGCAGCGGGCCCGCGCTCCAGGGGACCGGCGCCCGCAGGCTCCCCGAAGCAGTCAGGCGCGCCGCCGCCAGGAAGCGCCGGGCAGCCCGTCCGGACCCGGGATGAGTACGCCCCGGCCGGCCCGGGCCGGCCGCCCCGGCGCTGCGCTGCGCTGCGGGAGAAGGGGCCAGGAGGCCGCTGGCCCTTTTACACGGTCAGGCCGTAATCCGCTAGGGCCCTATGGACAGGATGCAGGTCCTCGTCCGAGACTCCTTGCATGGAGACCATGGCGGCCGGAGCCGTCGACCACCGTCTGGAGCACCTGCGGGGCGAGGGAGACCTCGCCCTGCAGGTGCTGGGCATCATCCACGAGGTCCTGGCAGGCCCGGGCCTGTCCGAAGAGGCCAAGGACGGCCTGCGCCGGCTCATCGACGCCCACCCGGACCACCCCGAGCAGGCCCTGCTCGAGCACCTGTACAGGGTCCGGCCCCTGAGGGCGGCCTGAACGATGGATGCCGGGAACGCGCCCCCGCCGCCCACCGGGCACCCCCGGCACCGGCTCCTGCCCATCGAGCCGCGGTCGGGCTCCTGTGCGCCGGGCGGCGGCCCTGCCCTTCCCCTCCGGAGCCTCGGATGATCCAGTTCGGGACAGAGGCCGGCCTCGCCCCGACCGGCGCTACCGGGTCCCGGGCGCTGTGCGCGCCGGGTCCCTTCCCGCATCCCTCCTGGGCGCCCCTGCCCTCTGGCCGCTCGGACCGGAGGAGCTCGGAGAGCTGCTGGAACAGCTGCGCGTCCTCACCGGCCTCCCACGGCCTGCCCCGCCGGCGACCACCGTGCTCCTCGCCCCGCCGCCCGCACCTGTCCCGGACCGGTCCCAGGCCGGGAGCGGTCCCGGGCCGGCCGGGGTCAAGTTCCGGCGCCAGCTGGACCGACTCGTCGACTTCGCAGCCACGCACGGGCGCCTGCCCTCGACCGGCCGCAGCGCCCCCGTCCAGGAACGCAGGCTCGGGACGTGGCTGTGCCGGCAGCGCCGCAGGCACCGCGACGGTACCGCCCCGAGGAAGAAGCCACCCTGCTCTCCCAGGCACTGCACCCCGGCTGGACCCAACAGGAACCGGCCACCACCGGAAGACAGGTTCCCCTATGAGCCCTGAACACCGCAGCCCCGAGGACCCGCAGGAATGGGAATCCGAGAGGGAGGCGCTGGA
This genomic interval carries:
- a CDS encoding helicase associated domain-containing protein, which gives rise to MPGTRPRRPPGTPGTGSCPSSRGRAPVRRAAALPFPSGASDDPVRDRGRPRPDRRYRVPGAVRAGSLPASLLGAPALWPLGPEELGELLEQLRVLTGLPRPAPPATTVLLAPPPAPVPDRSQAGSGPGPAGVKFRRQLDRLVDFAATHGRLPSTGRSAPVQERRLGTWLCRQRRRHRDGTAPRKKPPCSPRHCTPAGPNRNRPPPEDRFPYEP